In a single window of the Luteolibacter yonseiensis genome:
- a CDS encoding FkbM family methyltransferase, protein MSPGIGANEIHDPQAAVHFDTSSPWGAWKPRGAAAFCLELIDLLPANRITRKLAFLLRKLIKTGTQGIYDRRIWDLYLRLGARGNLTEQRWLTMTNFHDAPEREALASVLHPGAVFVDIGANAGFYTFWALAQKQPGLRVIAVEPSEVMLERMRHNLAVNGFTGSVTLFPCAVTAAPCEVIVERHEGNAGQTTVRQEGGGRRVPGRPLLDLLQEAAVVEVAAMKIDIEGLEVPVLEAFFNTAPRQLWPRLIIGEIVGPGGGPLENLLVAHGYQLGLRTKMNGILVLPDASP, encoded by the coding sequence ATGTCGCCGGGCATCGGCGCGAATGAAATTCACGATCCCCAAGCAGCCGTGCATTTCGACACTTCCTCACCGTGGGGCGCCTGGAAACCACGGGGGGCTGCCGCGTTCTGCCTGGAATTGATCGACCTTCTGCCGGCGAACCGCATTACCCGCAAGCTCGCCTTCCTGCTTCGCAAGCTGATCAAGACCGGCACGCAGGGAATCTATGACCGCCGGATCTGGGATCTGTACCTCCGTCTCGGCGCGCGTGGAAATCTCACCGAGCAGCGCTGGCTGACCATGACCAACTTTCACGATGCTCCAGAGCGGGAGGCTCTGGCCTCCGTCCTGCATCCCGGAGCGGTGTTTGTTGATATCGGTGCGAACGCCGGGTTTTACACCTTCTGGGCGCTTGCCCAAAAACAGCCCGGCCTGCGCGTCATCGCGGTGGAGCCTTCCGAAGTCATGCTCGAGCGCATGCGTCACAATCTGGCCGTGAACGGCTTCACCGGCTCCGTCACGCTTTTCCCTTGCGCCGTCACGGCGGCGCCGTGTGAGGTCATCGTCGAACGGCATGAAGGCAATGCGGGCCAGACAACCGTGCGTCAGGAGGGGGGAGGCCGACGTGTTCCGGGCAGACCGTTGTTGGATCTTTTGCAAGAGGCAGCTGTTGTGGAAGTAGCCGCGATGAAAATCGACATCGAAGGCTTGGAGGTTCCCGTTCTTGAAGCGTTTTTCAACACCGCGCCGCGCCAGCTATGGCCGCGTTTGATTATCGGTGAAATCGTGGGACCGGGAGGAGGACCACTCGAGAATCTTCTCGTCGCCCACGGCTATCAGCTCGGCCTCCGCACGAAAATGAACGGCATCCTCGTTCTCCCGGACGCGTCTCCGTAG
- a CDS encoding TonB-dependent receptor has product MHINRTSKALATGLLAFSAAPALVNAQAQSNPNQSGETGTLPTLVVKAKAGSPYAVKKTTTATKTDTPLIDTPQSVTVLSEQFLKDTAVNSIGDAVRYVPGVGTAQGEGNRDTVVFRGSSSTGDYFVDGLRDDVQYYRDFYNIEQVDVLKGPSGMIFGRGGPGGVLNRVTKQAVIGEGSSYEVSGLAGSWDQYRTTFDVNQSLDDEKALRLNGLYENSDSYRDGVYNERVGVNPTFGWAISDQTTLRLAFEYFTDERTADRGIPSFNGKPYNTDESTFFGDPDRSPTDVEVLAFTASLDHKFTENITLRNSTRYASYDKFYQNVFASSAVGATTPGMLSVAAYNNATERENFLNQTDVTFKFDTGSIGHTLLTGMELSRQETDNYRETGYVDPAGTIALGSGGTGMVSAKDPLYHGPLFFRQSATDADNNSVAEGVALYVQDQVQLLPQLQLIAGLRVDFLDVDFHNNRTGEDIETSDDLFSPRLGLVYKPIENLALYTSYARSNVPRAGEQLASLSATNASLDPEEFENYEIGAKWDATQRLSFTVAAFQLNRTNQAVVDPTDSTKLILVDGQEVKGIELGATGLITDRWSISAGYAYQEGETQSSNGLIASGTPIQQLPKNSFSLWNRYDFNEHWGVGIGAIYRDEIYAAADNAVTLPDFVRFDAGLFYRHDDHLSAQLNVENLFNEEYYSTAHSNDNITPGSPIAFRLGLTYKF; this is encoded by the coding sequence ATGCACATCAATCGCACTTCGAAAGCCCTGGCGACCGGTCTACTTGCATTTTCCGCAGCGCCCGCACTGGTCAACGCCCAAGCCCAAAGCAACCCGAATCAGAGTGGTGAAACCGGCACGCTCCCCACTCTCGTGGTGAAAGCCAAGGCCGGGTCACCCTACGCCGTGAAGAAAACCACCACGGCCACCAAGACAGACACTCCGCTCATCGACACTCCGCAGTCGGTCACGGTCCTCAGCGAACAATTCCTCAAGGACACCGCCGTCAACAGCATCGGCGATGCCGTCCGTTATGTCCCCGGAGTGGGCACCGCCCAAGGCGAAGGCAACCGCGACACCGTGGTTTTCCGTGGCAGCAGTTCCACAGGCGACTACTTCGTGGACGGGCTCCGGGACGACGTGCAGTATTATCGCGACTTCTACAACATCGAACAGGTCGATGTCCTCAAAGGCCCCAGCGGCATGATCTTCGGCCGTGGCGGTCCTGGCGGCGTGCTCAACCGCGTCACCAAACAAGCGGTGATCGGAGAGGGATCCTCTTATGAAGTCTCGGGCCTTGCCGGTTCCTGGGACCAGTATCGCACCACTTTCGATGTCAACCAGTCATTGGATGATGAGAAGGCGCTTCGTCTGAACGGGCTCTATGAAAACTCGGACTCCTATCGCGACGGTGTTTACAACGAGCGCGTGGGCGTGAACCCGACCTTCGGGTGGGCGATCTCCGATCAAACCACACTGCGTCTGGCCTTCGAATATTTTACCGACGAGCGCACCGCCGACCGCGGTATTCCTTCCTTCAACGGTAAGCCGTACAATACCGACGAATCCACTTTCTTCGGCGATCCGGACCGCAGCCCCACCGATGTCGAAGTGCTCGCCTTCACCGCGTCCCTCGACCATAAGTTCACCGAGAACATCACTCTTCGCAACTCCACCCGCTACGCGTCCTATGACAAGTTCTACCAGAACGTCTTCGCGAGCAGCGCCGTGGGGGCCACAACACCGGGCATGCTTTCCGTCGCCGCCTACAACAATGCCACCGAGCGCGAGAATTTCCTCAACCAGACGGATGTGACATTCAAGTTCGACACCGGTTCCATCGGCCACACGCTGCTGACCGGGATGGAACTCAGTCGCCAGGAAACCGACAACTACCGCGAAACCGGCTATGTCGACCCGGCAGGCACCATCGCTCTTGGCAGTGGTGGCACCGGTATGGTCTCGGCAAAGGATCCACTTTATCATGGGCCGCTGTTTTTCCGCCAGAGTGCCACCGATGCCGACAACAATAGCGTGGCGGAAGGGGTGGCCTTGTATGTTCAGGATCAGGTGCAGCTCCTGCCCCAACTGCAGTTGATCGCCGGTTTGCGCGTTGATTTCCTGGATGTGGATTTCCACAACAACCGCACGGGCGAGGACATCGAGACTTCCGACGATCTCTTCTCCCCCCGTCTGGGCCTCGTGTACAAACCAATCGAAAATCTGGCGCTCTACACCAGCTACGCCCGTTCCAACGTGCCGCGTGCGGGAGAACAGCTCGCCTCCCTCTCCGCCACCAACGCCTCGCTCGACCCCGAGGAGTTTGAGAACTACGAAATCGGCGCCAAGTGGGATGCGACCCAGCGCCTCTCCTTCACCGTCGCCGCCTTCCAGCTCAACCGGACCAACCAGGCGGTTGTGGATCCCACCGATTCCACCAAGCTCATCCTTGTGGACGGCCAGGAGGTCAAGGGCATCGAGCTTGGCGCCACCGGCCTGATCACCGACCGTTGGAGCATCTCCGCGGGCTATGCTTATCAGGAAGGCGAGACCCAGAGCTCCAACGGGCTCATCGCATCCGGAACACCTATCCAACAACTGCCAAAGAACTCGTTCTCCCTATGGAACCGCTACGACTTCAACGAGCATTGGGGAGTGGGCATCGGAGCCATCTATCGCGACGAAATTTACGCGGCGGCTGACAATGCCGTCACCCTTCCTGACTTCGTCCGTTTTGACGCCGGCCTGTTCTATCGTCACGACGATCATCTGAGCGCGCAGCTGAACGTGGAAAACCTCTTCAACGAAGAGTATTACAGCACCGCTCACAGCAACGATAACATCACCCCGGGTTCGCCGATCGCATTCCGCCTCGGCCTTACCTATAAATTCTGA
- a CDS encoding Fur family transcriptional regulator yields the protein MENGTDMITNDFVQQARHIWRRRGRRLTPVRERLCAVIADQKCAFDAEKLWSEVRKHGLDISISGVYRALADLLDAGFLTEIHGAGGLRSFVISAGSANIYIVCKKCRKIVSIYDHCLDALAGKAGDLGFRTDGVSLQIQTECRSCPVEITGMAKESSWNGVV from the coding sequence ATGGAGAATGGAACTGACATGATCACCAATGATTTCGTCCAACAGGCACGGCATATCTGGAGGAGGAGGGGGCGCCGCCTCACTCCCGTCCGGGAAAGGCTCTGTGCTGTCATAGCGGACCAAAAGTGTGCTTTCGATGCTGAAAAATTATGGAGTGAGGTCCGAAAGCATGGTCTCGATATTTCCATTTCCGGAGTGTATCGAGCGCTCGCAGACCTGCTGGACGCCGGTTTTCTCACCGAGATTCATGGAGCAGGAGGGCTTCGTTCATTCGTCATATCCGCCGGTTCCGCTAATATTTATATTGTCTGCAAAAAATGCCGGAAAATCGTTTCTATATACGACCATTGTCTCGATGCCCTCGCTGGCAAGGCGGGCGATCTGGGATTCAGGACGGATGGTGTGTCGCTTCAAATCCAAACCGAGTGCCGGTCCTGCCCGGTGGAAATAACCGGTATGGCGAAAGAATCCTCCTGGAATGGTGTTGTTTGA
- a CDS encoding efflux RND transporter permease subunit, giving the protein MLSSIIRHSLRFRGVVVVTAALVMGYGIYQTSQSSLDVFPDFVPPQVTIQTEVPGLAPEQVEKLVTYPIESAVSGIANLDTVRSESIQGLSVVTVSFSETSDVLMDRQLLAERMTEVAGHLPKESKAPTLSPLVSSTMDLLKIGLTSGQATPMEMRTLADWQLKPLLLAVPGVADVSVVGGEVEQMQIQVNPAKLLEYKITLAEVIKAAGEAGGIRGAGYIETTNQRLLIATDGQLSDPAGIGSTVIKGAGGDAVRLRDVAEIKKAAAPKSGDALIQGKPGILLAMTSQYGTNTLDVTRRVEAALADFQPALDKQNITLHGALHRPANFIEIALGHIGHSLAIGAVLVVIVLLVFLRSPRTAFISFLSIPLSLLAAVIVFRAFGVTLNTMTLGGFAVAIGVVVDDAIIDVENIVRRLRENATLAVPKPYASVILDASVEVRGAIVYATLIVMAAFIPVFMLGGIQGRFFLPLGLAFVMATIASLLVAVTVTPALCSLMLGKLKEEREPFYLRGMKWLHSRCLRGVARFPKTIFLIALLVLGGVALLVPGLKTSFLPDFREGHFVMQLSAVSGTSLPEMSRIGASISKELLEDPRILSVQEQAGRSEAGVDTWGPERSEFHIELKPGPGTDEVRTQEDIRALAEKYPGLQSEVLTFLGDRISETISGETSEIVLSLYGDDLDALEKSAAEVAVVLGKVSGASDVMVQSASESPRLVVRLKPGMLERLGIRSTEVLDVLQTVYQGTEVAQLYQGSQLVPLVVTGGEEGDVGGLARTPLVTTSGAIVQLREVADVFSAAGRSTIRHEGGRRRQVITCNTQGRSVAEVVADARKDIAKQVDLGKGMQLVFTGAAEAQAEAHRNLVVSSSLALMLVVLLLWAVFRSGRNVTLVMVNLPFAIVGGVVALWISGLPVSLGALVGMVTLFGVSTRNAIMMLSHYEHLVHVDGSPWNLETAIRGAGERMVPVLMTATVTALALLPIALRPEAAGQEIEGPMAIVILGGLISSTLLNLLLLPALALKFGYFGRGPHMIMP; this is encoded by the coding sequence ATGTTAAGTTCGATCATCCGACATTCCCTGCGTTTCCGTGGCGTGGTCGTTGTGACGGCGGCTCTCGTCATGGGCTACGGCATTTATCAGACATCGCAGTCATCGCTCGATGTATTCCCGGATTTCGTCCCGCCGCAGGTGACGATCCAGACGGAAGTCCCCGGCCTCGCTCCCGAACAGGTGGAGAAACTGGTGACTTATCCGATTGAGTCCGCCGTCAGCGGTATTGCGAATCTGGACACCGTCCGCTCGGAATCCATCCAAGGCCTGTCCGTGGTGACGGTGTCGTTCTCGGAAACGTCGGACGTGCTGATGGACCGGCAACTTCTGGCCGAGCGCATGACAGAGGTGGCAGGACATCTGCCGAAGGAATCAAAGGCGCCGACACTCTCGCCACTGGTTTCCTCGACGATGGATCTTTTGAAAATCGGCCTGACATCCGGGCAGGCCACTCCCATGGAAATGCGGACGCTGGCGGACTGGCAGCTCAAGCCCCTGCTGCTGGCGGTGCCGGGCGTTGCGGATGTCAGCGTGGTCGGTGGAGAGGTCGAGCAGATGCAAATCCAGGTGAATCCCGCGAAGCTGTTGGAATATAAAATCACCCTTGCGGAAGTCATCAAGGCGGCTGGGGAAGCGGGTGGCATCCGTGGCGCCGGTTATATCGAGACGACGAACCAACGCCTGCTCATTGCGACGGACGGACAGCTTTCAGACCCGGCGGGCATCGGATCGACCGTCATCAAGGGCGCTGGTGGAGACGCCGTGAGGTTGAGGGATGTGGCGGAAATCAAGAAGGCGGCAGCTCCGAAATCCGGCGACGCGCTGATCCAAGGAAAGCCGGGCATCCTGCTGGCGATGACCAGCCAATACGGTACGAACACGCTTGATGTGACCCGCCGCGTCGAGGCGGCGCTCGCCGATTTCCAACCCGCCTTGGACAAGCAAAACATCACCCTCCACGGCGCGCTGCACCGGCCCGCGAATTTCATTGAGATCGCACTGGGCCACATCGGTCATTCGCTGGCCATCGGTGCGGTGCTTGTGGTGATCGTGCTGTTGGTTTTCCTGCGTAGCCCGCGCACGGCCTTCATCTCCTTCCTGTCGATACCGCTTTCGCTGTTGGCGGCGGTGATCGTTTTCCGCGCGTTCGGCGTGACTCTGAACACCATGACGCTCGGCGGCTTCGCGGTGGCCATCGGCGTGGTGGTGGATGATGCGATCATCGACGTTGAGAACATCGTCCGGCGCTTGCGCGAAAACGCCACGCTCGCGGTTCCCAAGCCATACGCCAGCGTCATCCTCGACGCATCCGTGGAGGTCAGGGGAGCGATTGTCTACGCCACGCTGATCGTCATGGCAGCATTTATACCGGTATTCATGTTGGGAGGAATCCAAGGCCGGTTTTTCCTGCCGCTCGGGCTCGCCTTCGTGATGGCCACCATCGCCTCGCTGCTTGTCGCGGTCACGGTGACCCCGGCGCTGTGTTCGTTGATGCTGGGAAAACTGAAGGAGGAGCGCGAGCCGTTCTATCTGCGTGGGATGAAGTGGCTGCACTCGCGCTGCCTGCGTGGTGTCGCCCGTTTTCCCAAAACGATATTTCTCATCGCGCTGCTGGTCCTCGGTGGGGTGGCGTTGCTGGTGCCCGGTTTGAAAACCAGCTTTCTGCCGGATTTCCGCGAGGGGCATTTCGTGATGCAGCTTTCCGCCGTATCCGGAACATCGCTGCCGGAAATGAGCAGGATCGGAGCCTCGATCTCGAAGGAGCTTCTGGAGGATCCGCGCATCCTCAGCGTGCAGGAACAGGCCGGTCGTTCGGAGGCGGGCGTGGATACCTGGGGACCGGAGCGCTCGGAATTCCATATCGAACTCAAGCCGGGACCGGGCACCGACGAGGTGCGGACGCAGGAAGACATCCGGGCGCTGGCAGAGAAATACCCGGGCTTGCAATCGGAGGTTCTCACCTTTCTCGGCGACCGCATCAGCGAGACGATCAGCGGCGAGACCTCGGAAATCGTCCTCAGTCTTTATGGTGATGATCTTGACGCACTGGAAAAAAGCGCCGCGGAGGTGGCGGTCGTTCTTGGCAAAGTGAGTGGCGCGTCCGATGTGATGGTCCAGTCCGCCTCCGAGTCACCCCGTCTGGTGGTCCGTCTCAAGCCGGGGATGTTGGAACGCCTTGGCATCCGTTCCACCGAGGTTCTTGATGTTTTGCAAACCGTCTACCAGGGGACGGAGGTGGCGCAACTCTATCAAGGCAGCCAGCTTGTGCCGCTGGTCGTCACCGGCGGAGAAGAGGGCGATGTGGGGGGGCTCGCCAGGACACCGCTCGTCACCACCAGCGGGGCCATCGTGCAACTGCGGGAGGTGGCGGACGTGTTTTCCGCCGCAGGGCGTTCAACAATCCGGCACGAAGGGGGACGCCGCAGACAGGTCATCACTTGCAACACGCAGGGGCGCAGTGTGGCCGAGGTGGTGGCGGACGCCCGGAAGGACATCGCAAAACAAGTGGATCTGGGAAAAGGCATGCAACTCGTTTTCACCGGTGCGGCGGAAGCCCAGGCCGAGGCGCACCGGAATCTGGTGGTTTCCTCGTCGCTCGCCCTGATGCTGGTGGTGCTGCTGTTATGGGCCGTTTTCCGCTCCGGCAGAAATGTCACGCTGGTAATGGTGAACCTGCCCTTCGCGATTGTCGGCGGAGTGGTGGCGCTGTGGATCAGCGGTCTGCCGGTTTCCCTCGGAGCGCTGGTCGGGATGGTGACCTTGTTCGGTGTCAGCACCCGCAACGCGATCATGATGCTATCCCATTACGAACATCTCGTCCATGTGGATGGTTCGCCATGGAATCTCGAAACCGCAATACGCGGAGCGGGGGAGCGGATGGTCCCGGTCCTGATGACGGCGACGGTCACCGCGCTCGCCCTTCTGCCCATCGCTCTCAGGCCGGAGGCCGCCGGTCAGGAAATCGAGGGACCGATGGCGATCGTCATCCTCGGTGGCCTGATTTCCTCCACCCTGTTGAATCTCCTTCTTCTGCCCGCGCTGGCGTTGAAATTCGGATACTTCGGGCGCGGACCTCACATGATAATGCCATGA